In a single window of the Rhineura floridana isolate rRhiFlo1 chromosome 3, rRhiFlo1.hap2, whole genome shotgun sequence genome:
- the LLGL2 gene encoding LLGL scribble cell polarity complex component 2 isoform X2, which translates to MRRFLRPGHDPVRERLKRDLFQFNKTVEHGFPHQPSALRYSCFLNLMAIGTRSGAIKLYGTPGVEFMGLHEETNTVMQIHFIPGQCRLVTLLDDNSLHLWSLKQSHSSYASELQEERHFTLRGPPGSPPSATQVTAILAHSSQELLYLGTESGNVFVVEIPSFRVLEDRTISPEVVLQRVPEDYRNRRSLELVEALQEHPQNTNQILIGYSRGLIVLWDLIHNKATHHFLGNQQLENLFWQRNGHQIISCHYDGSYAQWPVSSDDRQPEPLESKVPYGPFPCKAISKIYWQTTKSGLPYIIFQGGMPRASYGDRHSISVIYGNRQIAFDFTSRVIDFFVIASADPFAEFDDPSALLVLAEEELVVIDLTSAGWPSVQPPYLASLHCSAITCSHHVSNIPLKLWERIISAGNKQNSQFSNMPWPISGGTSKAPDPLQRDLLLTGHEDGTVRFWNASGVCLNLLYKLSTVRVFLTDADPNDNMNQMGEDEWPPLRKVGSFDPYSDDPRLGIQKIFLCKYSGYLAVAGTAGQVLVMELNDEEAEQVVDHAEADLLQDQEGYRWKGHERLKTREGPVRFEPGFQPFVLVQCQPPAVVTSLALHSEWKLVAFGTSHGFGLFDHQQKRLVFVKCTLHPSDQLALEGPLSRVKSLKKSLRQSFRRMRRSRVSNRKRRTAEVQEGISRHDHDALQEIELAPVQRKIEARSAEDSFTGFVRTLYFADTFLRDSSRHCPSLWAGTNGGTVYAFCLRVPPAERRMDEPVRAEQAKEIQLMHRAPVVGIVVLDGQSTPLPEPLEVAHDLSKSPNMQGSHQLLVVSEEQLKVFTLPKVSSKLKLKLTALEGCRVRKVTVANFVSNKTEYSENDLAILTNLGDIQIISLPALKIQVRYPCIRKEDVSGIASCVFTRYGQGFYLISPSEFERFSLSPKWLVEPRCVVKLPENTGNSHVHNTPSMEKASRISNRESGWSFGDPGGDERMHGRLMEHALLNDEKVLKEIQSTLEGGRGSYGDRNSRRIQLGHRLSNGGAE; encoded by the exons ACAGTTGAACATGGCTTCCCTCATCAGCCCAGTGCGCTGCGCTACAGCTGTTTCCTCAATCTTATGGCTATTGGGACCCGGTCAGGAGCCATCAAACT CTATGGCACTCCAGGGGTTGAGTTCATGGGCTTGCATGAAGAGACCAACACAGTCATGCAAATACATTTCATTCCTGGTCAG TGTCGCTTAGTGACGCTGCTAGATGACAACAGCCTGCATTTATGGAGCCTGAAACAGTCCCACAGCAGCTATGCATCTGAGCTGCAGGAAGAAAGACACTTCACCCTCCGAGGGCCTCCTGG TTCCCCTCCAAGTGCTACCCAGGTAACAGCAATCCTCGCACATTCCTCACAGGAACTTCTTTATCTCGGCACTGAGAGTGGTAATGTGTTTGTGGTGGAGATCCCATCGTTCAGAGTGCTAGAAGACCGGACCATCAGTCCAGAGGTTGTGCTGCAACG GGTACCAGAGGATTATCGCAATAGAAGGTCCCTTGAATTGGTGGAAGCCTTACAGGAACATCCTCAGAACACCAATCAGATCTTGATTGGATACAGCAGGGGCCTCATTGTCCTCTGGGACTTGATACATAACAAAGCAACACACCATTTCCTTGGCAATCAG CAACTGGAAAACCTCTTCTGGCAGAGGAATGGCCATCAGATCATCAGCTGCCATTATGATGGGAGTTATGCCCAGTGGCCTGTTTCAAGTGATGACAGGCAGCCTGAGCCCTTGGAAAGCAAAGTGCCTTATG GCCCTTTTCCTTGCAAGGCCATTTCCAAGATTTACTGGCAAACAACAAAGAGTGG gCTTCCTTACATTATATTTCAAGGAGGGATGCCACGGGCAAGCTATGGTGACAGGCACAGCATTTCTGTTATTTATGGCAATCGGCAAATAGCCTTCGACTTCACATCACGGGTGATAGACTTCTTTGTCATTGCCAGTGCAGATCCATTTGCAG AGTTTGATGACCCATCTGCACTGCTGGTGCTTGCTGAGGAAGAACTGGTAGTCATAGACTTGACGTCTGCAGGCTGGCCATCTGTCCAACCTCCATATCTTGCATCTCTTCACTGCTCGGCCATCACATGTTCCCACCATGTCTCCAACATCCCTCTAAAGTTGTGGGAAAGGATAATCAGTGCCGGGAACAAACAGAACTCTCAGTTCTCTAATATG CCGTGGCCAATTAGCGGAGGCACCAGCAAGGCTCCAGATCCTCTCCAGCGGGATTTACTGCTTACTGG GCATGAGGATGGCACAGTGCGATTCTGGAATGCATCAGGCGTTTGTCTGAACCTCCTATATAAACTGAGTACGGTGAGGGTGTTCCTCACAGATGCCGATCCCAATGACAATATGAACCAGATGGGAGAAGATGAATGGCCGCCTCTGCGCAAG GTTGGCTCCTTTGACCCTTACAGTGATGACCCTAGGCTTGGGATCCAGAAGATCTTCCTGTGCAAATACAGTGGTTACTTGGCTGTAGCAGGAACAGCAGGGCAG gtcCTTGTAATGGAACTAAATGATGAAGAAGCAGAACAAGTGGTTGACCATGCGGAAGCAGACCTCCTCCAGGACCAGGAAGGCTATAGGTGGAAGGGTCACGAAAGACTCAAAACCAGAGAGGGGCCTGTTCGGTTTGAGCCGGGATTCCAGCCATTTGTCTTGGTCCAGTGCCAACCGCCAGCTGTAGTCACGTCACTGGCCCTTCACTCAGAATGGAAACTTGTGGCCTTTGGTACAAGTCATGGCTTTGGGCTCTTTGACCATCAGCAGAAGAGGCTAGTCTTTGTCAA GTGTACCCTGCATCCCAGTGACCAACTGGCCTTGGAGGGCCCTCTTTCCAGAGTGAAATCCTTAAAGAAGTCCCTCCGCCAGTCCTTCCGACGGATGCGAAGGAGCAGGGTATCAAACAGAAAGCGGCGAACTGCTGAG GTACAAGAGGGAATTTCCAGACATGACCATGATGCATTACAGGAGATAGAACTAGCTCCTGTCCAGCGGAAGATTGAAGCGCGGTCAGCAGAGGACTCCTTCACTGGCTTTGTGCGCACCTTGTATTTTGCTGACACCTTCTTAAGAGACA GTTCCCGGCACTGCCCCTCCTTATGGGCCGGGACTAATGGGGGCACAGTCTATGCCTTCTGCCTGCGTGTTCCTCCAGCCGAGAGAAGAATGGATGAGCCTGTCAGAGCAGAGCAAG CTAAAGAGATCCAACTCATGCACAGAGCTCCTGTTGTTGGAATTGTTGTTCTGGATGGCCAGAGCACTCCTCTTCCAGAGCCGCTGGAAGTAGCACATGACCTTTCCAAGAGCCCCAACATGCAAGGTAGCCATCAGCTTCTCGTGGTGTCAGAAGAACAGCTTAAG GTTTTCACATTGCCCAAAGTCAGCTCCAAACTGAAACTCAAATTGACAGCCCTGGAAGGCTGTCGGGTGCGGAAGGTGACAGTTGCCAACTTCGTCAGCAATAAGACCGAGTACAGTGAGAATGACCTGGCTATTCTGACAAACCTGGGAGACATCCAGATTATCTCCCTGCCTGCACTCAAAATACAGGTGCGCTATCCCTGTATCCGCAAGGAGGATGTGAGTGGCATCGCCTCCTGTGTCTTCACCAGATATGGGCAAG GGTTCTATCTCATCTCTCCATCAGAGTTTGAGAGGTTTTCCCTATCCCCAAAGTGGCTGGTCGAACCACGATGTGTAGTAAAATTACCTGAAAACACAGGCAACAGCCATGTACACAACACACCTAGCATGGAGAAGGCTTCAAGGATATCCAA CAGGGAATCAGGGTGGAGTTTTGGTGATCCAGGTGGAGATG
- the LLGL2 gene encoding LLGL scribble cell polarity complex component 2 isoform X1: MRRFLRPGHDPVRERLKRDLFQFNKTVEHGFPHQPSALRYSCFLNLMAIGTRSGAIKLYGTPGVEFMGLHEETNTVMQIHFIPGQCRLVTLLDDNSLHLWSLKQSHSSYASELQEERHFTLRGPPGSPPSATQVTAILAHSSQELLYLGTESGNVFVVEIPSFRVLEDRTISPEVVLQRVPEDYRNRRSLELVEALQEHPQNTNQILIGYSRGLIVLWDLIHNKATHHFLGNQQLENLFWQRNGHQIISCHYDGSYAQWPVSSDDRQPEPLESKVPYGPFPCKAISKIYWQTTKSGLPYIIFQGGMPRASYGDRHSISVIYGNRQIAFDFTSRVIDFFVIASADPFAEFDDPSALLVLAEEELVVIDLTSAGWPSVQPPYLASLHCSAITCSHHVSNIPLKLWERIISAGNKQNSQFSNMPWPISGGTSKAPDPLQRDLLLTGHEDGTVRFWNASGVCLNLLYKLSTVRVFLTDADPNDNMNQMGEDEWPPLRKVGSFDPYSDDPRLGIQKIFLCKYSGYLAVAGTAGQVLVMELNDEEAEQVVDHAEADLLQDQEGYRWKGHERLKTREGPVRFEPGFQPFVLVQCQPPAVVTSLALHSEWKLVAFGTSHGFGLFDHQQKRLVFVKCTLHPSDQLALEGPLSRVKSLKKSLRQSFRRMRRSRVSNRKRRTAEVQEGISRHDHDALQEIELAPVQRKIEARSAEDSFTGFVRTLYFADTFLRDSSRHCPSLWAGTNGGTVYAFCLRVPPAERRMDEPVRAEQAKEIQLMHRAPVVGIVVLDGQSTPLPEPLEVAHDLSKSPNMQGSHQLLVVSEEQLKVFTLPKVSSKLKLKLTALEGCRVRKVTVANFVSNKTEYSENDLAILTNLGDIQIISLPALKIQVRYPCIRKEDVSGIASCVFTRYGQGFYLISPSEFERFSLSPKWLVEPRCVVKLPENTGNSHVHNTPSMEKASRISNSRESGWSFGDPGGDERMHGRLMEHALLNDEKVLKEIQSTLEGGRGSYGDRNSRRIQLGHRLSNGGAE, from the exons ACAGTTGAACATGGCTTCCCTCATCAGCCCAGTGCGCTGCGCTACAGCTGTTTCCTCAATCTTATGGCTATTGGGACCCGGTCAGGAGCCATCAAACT CTATGGCACTCCAGGGGTTGAGTTCATGGGCTTGCATGAAGAGACCAACACAGTCATGCAAATACATTTCATTCCTGGTCAG TGTCGCTTAGTGACGCTGCTAGATGACAACAGCCTGCATTTATGGAGCCTGAAACAGTCCCACAGCAGCTATGCATCTGAGCTGCAGGAAGAAAGACACTTCACCCTCCGAGGGCCTCCTGG TTCCCCTCCAAGTGCTACCCAGGTAACAGCAATCCTCGCACATTCCTCACAGGAACTTCTTTATCTCGGCACTGAGAGTGGTAATGTGTTTGTGGTGGAGATCCCATCGTTCAGAGTGCTAGAAGACCGGACCATCAGTCCAGAGGTTGTGCTGCAACG GGTACCAGAGGATTATCGCAATAGAAGGTCCCTTGAATTGGTGGAAGCCTTACAGGAACATCCTCAGAACACCAATCAGATCTTGATTGGATACAGCAGGGGCCTCATTGTCCTCTGGGACTTGATACATAACAAAGCAACACACCATTTCCTTGGCAATCAG CAACTGGAAAACCTCTTCTGGCAGAGGAATGGCCATCAGATCATCAGCTGCCATTATGATGGGAGTTATGCCCAGTGGCCTGTTTCAAGTGATGACAGGCAGCCTGAGCCCTTGGAAAGCAAAGTGCCTTATG GCCCTTTTCCTTGCAAGGCCATTTCCAAGATTTACTGGCAAACAACAAAGAGTGG gCTTCCTTACATTATATTTCAAGGAGGGATGCCACGGGCAAGCTATGGTGACAGGCACAGCATTTCTGTTATTTATGGCAATCGGCAAATAGCCTTCGACTTCACATCACGGGTGATAGACTTCTTTGTCATTGCCAGTGCAGATCCATTTGCAG AGTTTGATGACCCATCTGCACTGCTGGTGCTTGCTGAGGAAGAACTGGTAGTCATAGACTTGACGTCTGCAGGCTGGCCATCTGTCCAACCTCCATATCTTGCATCTCTTCACTGCTCGGCCATCACATGTTCCCACCATGTCTCCAACATCCCTCTAAAGTTGTGGGAAAGGATAATCAGTGCCGGGAACAAACAGAACTCTCAGTTCTCTAATATG CCGTGGCCAATTAGCGGAGGCACCAGCAAGGCTCCAGATCCTCTCCAGCGGGATTTACTGCTTACTGG GCATGAGGATGGCACAGTGCGATTCTGGAATGCATCAGGCGTTTGTCTGAACCTCCTATATAAACTGAGTACGGTGAGGGTGTTCCTCACAGATGCCGATCCCAATGACAATATGAACCAGATGGGAGAAGATGAATGGCCGCCTCTGCGCAAG GTTGGCTCCTTTGACCCTTACAGTGATGACCCTAGGCTTGGGATCCAGAAGATCTTCCTGTGCAAATACAGTGGTTACTTGGCTGTAGCAGGAACAGCAGGGCAG gtcCTTGTAATGGAACTAAATGATGAAGAAGCAGAACAAGTGGTTGACCATGCGGAAGCAGACCTCCTCCAGGACCAGGAAGGCTATAGGTGGAAGGGTCACGAAAGACTCAAAACCAGAGAGGGGCCTGTTCGGTTTGAGCCGGGATTCCAGCCATTTGTCTTGGTCCAGTGCCAACCGCCAGCTGTAGTCACGTCACTGGCCCTTCACTCAGAATGGAAACTTGTGGCCTTTGGTACAAGTCATGGCTTTGGGCTCTTTGACCATCAGCAGAAGAGGCTAGTCTTTGTCAA GTGTACCCTGCATCCCAGTGACCAACTGGCCTTGGAGGGCCCTCTTTCCAGAGTGAAATCCTTAAAGAAGTCCCTCCGCCAGTCCTTCCGACGGATGCGAAGGAGCAGGGTATCAAACAGAAAGCGGCGAACTGCTGAG GTACAAGAGGGAATTTCCAGACATGACCATGATGCATTACAGGAGATAGAACTAGCTCCTGTCCAGCGGAAGATTGAAGCGCGGTCAGCAGAGGACTCCTTCACTGGCTTTGTGCGCACCTTGTATTTTGCTGACACCTTCTTAAGAGACA GTTCCCGGCACTGCCCCTCCTTATGGGCCGGGACTAATGGGGGCACAGTCTATGCCTTCTGCCTGCGTGTTCCTCCAGCCGAGAGAAGAATGGATGAGCCTGTCAGAGCAGAGCAAG CTAAAGAGATCCAACTCATGCACAGAGCTCCTGTTGTTGGAATTGTTGTTCTGGATGGCCAGAGCACTCCTCTTCCAGAGCCGCTGGAAGTAGCACATGACCTTTCCAAGAGCCCCAACATGCAAGGTAGCCATCAGCTTCTCGTGGTGTCAGAAGAACAGCTTAAG GTTTTCACATTGCCCAAAGTCAGCTCCAAACTGAAACTCAAATTGACAGCCCTGGAAGGCTGTCGGGTGCGGAAGGTGACAGTTGCCAACTTCGTCAGCAATAAGACCGAGTACAGTGAGAATGACCTGGCTATTCTGACAAACCTGGGAGACATCCAGATTATCTCCCTGCCTGCACTCAAAATACAGGTGCGCTATCCCTGTATCCGCAAGGAGGATGTGAGTGGCATCGCCTCCTGTGTCTTCACCAGATATGGGCAAG GGTTCTATCTCATCTCTCCATCAGAGTTTGAGAGGTTTTCCCTATCCCCAAAGTGGCTGGTCGAACCACGATGTGTAGTAAAATTACCTGAAAACACAGGCAACAGCCATGTACACAACACACCTAGCATGGAGAAGGCTTCAAGGATATCCAA TAGCAGGGAATCAGGGTGGAGTTTTGGTGATCCAGGTGGAGATG
- the LLGL2 gene encoding LLGL scribble cell polarity complex component 2 isoform X3, giving the protein MRRFLRPGHDPVRERLKRDLFQFNKTVEHGFPHQPSALRYSCFLNLMAIGTRSGAIKLYGTPGVEFMGLHEETNTVMQIHFIPGQCRLVTLLDDNSLHLWSLKQSHSSYASELQEERHFTLRGPPGSPPSATQVTAILAHSSQELLYLGTESGNVFVVEIPSFRVLEDRTISPEVVLQRVPEDYRNRRSLELVEALQEHPQNTNQILIGYSRGLIVLWDLIHNKATHHFLGNQQLENLFWQRNGHQIISCHYDGSYAQWPVSSDDRQPEPLESKVPYGPFPCKAISKIYWQTTKSGLPYIIFQGGMPRASYGDRHSISVIYGNRQIAFDFTSRVIDFFVIASADPFAEFDDPSALLVLAEEELVVIDLTSAGWPSVQPPYLASLHCSAITCSHHVSNIPLKLWERIISAGNKQNSQFSNMPWPISGGTSKAPDPLQRDLLLTGHEDGTVRFWNASGVCLNLLYKLSTVRVFLTDADPNDNMNQMGEDEWPPLRKVGSFDPYSDDPRLGIQKIFLCKYSGYLAVAGTAGQVLVMELNDEEAEQVVDHAEADLLQDQEGYRWKGHERLKTREGPVRFEPGFQPFVLVQCQPPAVVTSLALHSEWKLVAFGTSHGFGLFDHQQKRLVFVKCTLHPSDQLALEGPLSRVKSLKKSLRQSFRRMRRSRVSNRKRRTAEVQEGISRHDHDALQEIELAPVQRKIEARSAEDSFTGFVRTLYFADTFLRDSSRHCPSLWAGTNGGTVYAFCLRVPPAERRMDEPVRAEQAKEIQLMHRAPVVGIVVLDGQSTPLPEPLEVAHDLSKSPNMQGSHQLLVVSEEQLKVFTLPKVSSKLKLKLTALEGCRVRKVTVANFVSNKTEYSENDLAILTNLGDIQIISLPALKIQVRYPCIRKEDVSGIASCVFTRYGQGFYLISPSEFERFSLSPKWLVEPRCVVKLPENTGNSHVHNTPSMEKASRISNSRESGWSFGDPGGDERMHGRLMEHALLNDEKVLKEIQSTLEGGRGSYGDRNSRRIQLGHRLSNGGE; this is encoded by the exons ACAGTTGAACATGGCTTCCCTCATCAGCCCAGTGCGCTGCGCTACAGCTGTTTCCTCAATCTTATGGCTATTGGGACCCGGTCAGGAGCCATCAAACT CTATGGCACTCCAGGGGTTGAGTTCATGGGCTTGCATGAAGAGACCAACACAGTCATGCAAATACATTTCATTCCTGGTCAG TGTCGCTTAGTGACGCTGCTAGATGACAACAGCCTGCATTTATGGAGCCTGAAACAGTCCCACAGCAGCTATGCATCTGAGCTGCAGGAAGAAAGACACTTCACCCTCCGAGGGCCTCCTGG TTCCCCTCCAAGTGCTACCCAGGTAACAGCAATCCTCGCACATTCCTCACAGGAACTTCTTTATCTCGGCACTGAGAGTGGTAATGTGTTTGTGGTGGAGATCCCATCGTTCAGAGTGCTAGAAGACCGGACCATCAGTCCAGAGGTTGTGCTGCAACG GGTACCAGAGGATTATCGCAATAGAAGGTCCCTTGAATTGGTGGAAGCCTTACAGGAACATCCTCAGAACACCAATCAGATCTTGATTGGATACAGCAGGGGCCTCATTGTCCTCTGGGACTTGATACATAACAAAGCAACACACCATTTCCTTGGCAATCAG CAACTGGAAAACCTCTTCTGGCAGAGGAATGGCCATCAGATCATCAGCTGCCATTATGATGGGAGTTATGCCCAGTGGCCTGTTTCAAGTGATGACAGGCAGCCTGAGCCCTTGGAAAGCAAAGTGCCTTATG GCCCTTTTCCTTGCAAGGCCATTTCCAAGATTTACTGGCAAACAACAAAGAGTGG gCTTCCTTACATTATATTTCAAGGAGGGATGCCACGGGCAAGCTATGGTGACAGGCACAGCATTTCTGTTATTTATGGCAATCGGCAAATAGCCTTCGACTTCACATCACGGGTGATAGACTTCTTTGTCATTGCCAGTGCAGATCCATTTGCAG AGTTTGATGACCCATCTGCACTGCTGGTGCTTGCTGAGGAAGAACTGGTAGTCATAGACTTGACGTCTGCAGGCTGGCCATCTGTCCAACCTCCATATCTTGCATCTCTTCACTGCTCGGCCATCACATGTTCCCACCATGTCTCCAACATCCCTCTAAAGTTGTGGGAAAGGATAATCAGTGCCGGGAACAAACAGAACTCTCAGTTCTCTAATATG CCGTGGCCAATTAGCGGAGGCACCAGCAAGGCTCCAGATCCTCTCCAGCGGGATTTACTGCTTACTGG GCATGAGGATGGCACAGTGCGATTCTGGAATGCATCAGGCGTTTGTCTGAACCTCCTATATAAACTGAGTACGGTGAGGGTGTTCCTCACAGATGCCGATCCCAATGACAATATGAACCAGATGGGAGAAGATGAATGGCCGCCTCTGCGCAAG GTTGGCTCCTTTGACCCTTACAGTGATGACCCTAGGCTTGGGATCCAGAAGATCTTCCTGTGCAAATACAGTGGTTACTTGGCTGTAGCAGGAACAGCAGGGCAG gtcCTTGTAATGGAACTAAATGATGAAGAAGCAGAACAAGTGGTTGACCATGCGGAAGCAGACCTCCTCCAGGACCAGGAAGGCTATAGGTGGAAGGGTCACGAAAGACTCAAAACCAGAGAGGGGCCTGTTCGGTTTGAGCCGGGATTCCAGCCATTTGTCTTGGTCCAGTGCCAACCGCCAGCTGTAGTCACGTCACTGGCCCTTCACTCAGAATGGAAACTTGTGGCCTTTGGTACAAGTCATGGCTTTGGGCTCTTTGACCATCAGCAGAAGAGGCTAGTCTTTGTCAA GTGTACCCTGCATCCCAGTGACCAACTGGCCTTGGAGGGCCCTCTTTCCAGAGTGAAATCCTTAAAGAAGTCCCTCCGCCAGTCCTTCCGACGGATGCGAAGGAGCAGGGTATCAAACAGAAAGCGGCGAACTGCTGAG GTACAAGAGGGAATTTCCAGACATGACCATGATGCATTACAGGAGATAGAACTAGCTCCTGTCCAGCGGAAGATTGAAGCGCGGTCAGCAGAGGACTCCTTCACTGGCTTTGTGCGCACCTTGTATTTTGCTGACACCTTCTTAAGAGACA GTTCCCGGCACTGCCCCTCCTTATGGGCCGGGACTAATGGGGGCACAGTCTATGCCTTCTGCCTGCGTGTTCCTCCAGCCGAGAGAAGAATGGATGAGCCTGTCAGAGCAGAGCAAG CTAAAGAGATCCAACTCATGCACAGAGCTCCTGTTGTTGGAATTGTTGTTCTGGATGGCCAGAGCACTCCTCTTCCAGAGCCGCTGGAAGTAGCACATGACCTTTCCAAGAGCCCCAACATGCAAGGTAGCCATCAGCTTCTCGTGGTGTCAGAAGAACAGCTTAAG GTTTTCACATTGCCCAAAGTCAGCTCCAAACTGAAACTCAAATTGACAGCCCTGGAAGGCTGTCGGGTGCGGAAGGTGACAGTTGCCAACTTCGTCAGCAATAAGACCGAGTACAGTGAGAATGACCTGGCTATTCTGACAAACCTGGGAGACATCCAGATTATCTCCCTGCCTGCACTCAAAATACAGGTGCGCTATCCCTGTATCCGCAAGGAGGATGTGAGTGGCATCGCCTCCTGTGTCTTCACCAGATATGGGCAAG GGTTCTATCTCATCTCTCCATCAGAGTTTGAGAGGTTTTCCCTATCCCCAAAGTGGCTGGTCGAACCACGATGTGTAGTAAAATTACCTGAAAACACAGGCAACAGCCATGTACACAACACACCTAGCATGGAGAAGGCTTCAAGGATATCCAA TAGCAGGGAATCAGGGTGGAGTTTTGGTGATCCAGGTGGAGATG